The sequence GACATGAGGAAGTACATTGAAGGAGCAGTAGTGGAGCACCAGCTGCAGTGTGAGATCCGCAGGTACAGCACAGAGGGTATCCAGGTGCGTTGGCCAGGTTTAGGAGCCCAGGATCACGACATCTGGTTCACCTGCACCTTACGGCACACCGACGGCCTTTTCGTCATCACCAGCTTCCTCAGACATACCCCTGCCACGCCCACACCTGGCCAGGCAGACTACCGCAACTGGGCGGCCATCGCAGACAGAGAGATGCTAACCACCTCAAGTAATTCAAACTTTGGATTCCGTCTATTTGTTATGCAGTAGATCtcatgtcaaactcattccacggagggtctGCGGGTTTTCTCTAAacacttttttttaaccttttatttaactggtcagttaagaataaattcttaattacaatgatggccaaaccctagctgagccaattgtgcgcctccctatgggactcccaatcacggccagttctgataaagcctggaatcgaaccagggtctgtagtgacgcctctagcacagagatgtgctagactgctgtgccacttgggagcccaaaacttgattgatgaattaaggccACTCATTAgcaaggaactcccctcacctagaTGTCTAGGCCTTAATTTAAAGCATGAACCAAAAACCCACAGACATTCGGCCCTCTGTGGAATGGGTTTGACACCCCTGCAGTAGATGTAGACTGTACTCTGGTCCAGTGCTTCCCATTCCTGGTCATGggaaccccaaggggtgcacatttgaGTTTTGAGCCTAGCCCTAACACCTGATTCTAATCAAATGCTTGATAaattgattagttgaatcaactgtgttagtgctagggcaaaaacaaaatgtACACCCCTTGGTGTCCCCTGAACCAGGATTGGGAAGCACTGCTCTAGTCTGTAGCgtatgtcagtggaggctgcttagaggaggacggctcataataatggctggaacggagctaatggaatggcatcaaacacatgaaaccatgtgtttgatgtatttgatatcattccacCTTTTCTGCTCCACCAACCTCCTGGGGTCAGTGTTTCCTTTTATACCCTTGTTTATTTACTTTAGGGAGTTGTTGTCTTGAGTTATGATCTATGTGTGAGTTATATTTTCATGTAAATTGTAAAATACTCCTCTCTCCTGAAAGTCACATTCTGTGCAGTATGTCTAtgtcacacacacaacagaacaAGTCCCTAGCTATAACCTCCCTTTTTTCCCCCAaattcctcccctccctcctctgccccccttcctgccctgccctgccttgGCTGtgacctgtgtctgtgtgtagctgtgATGCTAGTCTTCACCCGCACTCCCTCTGTGTGGGTGGGCCTAATGAAGCAATCGAGCCTGCACTGTCAGTTTGACGTGGACCACAAGGCAGCCGACCTGACAGTGGAATGGCGTTTGCAGCGACGCAGCGAACGCACCACGCTCTTCAGCCACTCCAGCCGCTCGGGCCAGAGGGAGGGGGGCGGGGTGGAGCTTAAGGGCATCGGTAGGGGCGATGCATCCCTAACGCTCCCCCTCACCAAGCAGAGCAGCGAGGGGACGTATGTCTGCCTTGTCTCGGTGCCTCCGCTGTTTGGCAGCCATGAAATCGCTCTGCACATCATGGGTAaggtggaggggttaggggtcacGACACATGAGGCAGACACATTTAATTGTTGACACTTTGCTCACTCATTTGCGCGATCATTGAAAATTGAAAGGATAAACAAATGACTTATCACTACCTGATATGGTATACATATGTatgaatatgtacatatctaTGACATGATAACCATAACAACCAATTAAAGGTGTCATAGACTGCCATTTTGATCTCCCGGTATATACCGCCAACATCCTCATTGTAATGCCAGTCATTTCTGACATCGTCCCTCAGAGCCTCCTCGCGTGTCCCTGAACGTAGACTCTGTCATCTCCTTGGTGGACACGGAGAGGCAGAAGATGGTGTGTGAGGCAGTGGGCTACTACCCCCTGGACGTGGAGATGGAGTGGTTCAGGGAGCccagtggtggaggtggaggcctCCTACCAGAGAAGCTGGACACTGTCCTGTACTCCAGCCACCGCCACCACCAGGACGGGACCTACTCTCTGTCGGCCTTCTTCCTGCTCCACGCTTCCCTGCACGACTCGGGCTCCAAGTACTTCTGCAGGGTGTCTCACAGCTCC comes from Salmo salar chromosome ssa20, Ssal_v3.1, whole genome shotgun sequence and encodes:
- the LOC106580779 gene encoding tapasin-related protein; this encodes MSLNVNIVICLFLCAEVPGIQSLEQVPWLPCMLVDERVKFNDEGHAETQYQHRNAGLQFGHPGDSALNPNAITFLVTGSKVDMRKYIEGAVVEHQLQCEIRRYSTEGIQVRWPGLGAQDHDIWFTCTLRHTDGLFVITSFLRHTPATPTPGQADYRNWAAIADREMLTTSTVMLVFTRTPSVWVGLMKQSSLHCQFDVDHKAADLTVEWRLQRRSERTTLFSHSSRSGQREGGGVELKGIGRGDASLTLPLTKQSSEGTYVCLVSVPPLFGSHEIALHIMEPPRVSLNVDSVISLVDTERQKMVCEAVGYYPLDVEMEWFREPSGGGGGLLPEKLDTVLYSSHRHHQDGTYSLSAFFLLHASLHDSGSKYFCRVSHSSLRMPIRKSFTLIVTEVDSWNFLWLFFGCGFILVMVATLCVMLPRLSSARKANKRKPY